One window of Legionella pneumophila subsp. pneumophila str. Philadelphia 1 genomic DNA carries:
- the iolG gene encoding inositol 2-dehydrogenase: protein MKKKICRIGIVGAGRIGRLHAENILFHLPQFELVAIADPQIDRNWAEKLGIAIASTQSEDVLCHPDLDAILIASPSHLHLEQIITASIHEKAIFCEKPIGLNEEEIEKTLNIIKNNNTLLQLGFNRRFDPGFANIQKRVQFGEIGTPHILRITSRDPACPSKEYCATSGGIFMDMSIHDFDMARFLMQSEVVEVYATGAVLINPDFEQFDDVDTAIIQLRFANGAFGVIDNSRQAIYGYDQRIEVFGSGGMLLAENQFEHTVSRYSANGTDGAKPQYFFLERYHQAYLAELNAFYSAWNDNQTSPVSGLDGLQALRIAKAAKQSLETHLPVVLS from the coding sequence ATGAAAAAGAAAATATGTCGAATTGGGATAGTAGGTGCGGGAAGAATTGGTAGACTGCACGCAGAAAATATTCTATTTCATTTACCGCAATTTGAATTAGTGGCCATAGCAGATCCCCAGATCGATAGGAATTGGGCAGAAAAATTAGGGATTGCAATCGCGTCTACTCAATCAGAAGATGTGCTATGCCACCCTGACTTGGATGCCATCTTGATCGCGTCACCATCTCATTTACATCTCGAACAAATTATTACAGCGAGTATTCATGAGAAAGCGATTTTTTGTGAAAAACCAATTGGTTTGAATGAAGAAGAGATAGAGAAAACATTAAACATAATCAAAAACAATAATACTTTATTGCAACTTGGATTCAATCGTCGATTTGATCCAGGTTTTGCCAACATTCAGAAAAGAGTGCAGTTTGGTGAAATTGGCACTCCTCATATTCTTCGAATTACTTCTCGTGATCCGGCTTGTCCATCCAAAGAATATTGCGCGACATCTGGTGGAATATTTATGGACATGTCTATTCATGATTTTGATATGGCACGTTTTTTAATGCAATCCGAGGTTGTGGAGGTTTATGCAACAGGGGCTGTTCTAATTAATCCTGATTTTGAGCAGTTTGATGATGTAGATACAGCAATCATTCAACTACGGTTCGCTAATGGCGCATTTGGTGTCATAGATAACAGCCGTCAAGCAATCTATGGGTATGATCAAAGGATAGAAGTATTCGGTTCAGGTGGTATGTTATTGGCTGAAAATCAGTTTGAGCATACGGTATCTCGATACTCGGCTAATGGAACGGATGGCGCAAAACCTCAATATTTTTTCCTTGAGCGTTATCATCAAGCTTATCTGGCAGAACTGAATGCGTTTTATAGTGCCTGGAATGATAATCAGACAAGTCCCGTTTCAGGATTGGATGGACTACAAGCCTTGCGCATCGCAAAAGCAGCGAAACAATCTTTAGAAACGCATCTGCCAGTAGTATTGAGTTGA
- a CDS encoding sugar porter family MFS transporter, with the protein MNKGMNAFVFLIAVIAGFGGFLFGFDSSVIADVKDQVISQLALTDWQWAQVVSSSLLGCILGIPISGLVADKLSRRSLLKVVALGFILGSSLCALAPGFVSILLGRFIIGICIGIASYIAPLFIAEIAPPHQRGTLVLINGLTITFGQAIAYLIGYFLHDYSLMSWRYLFWIGSLPALVLFSGMYFVPHSPRWIMIKYGADATLKTLKQIRPVGYNIQQELTEISNNLVNPAPAYIQMFKKPIVFVLLLGVGLGLFQQFSGINALMYYGPVVFESFGFSPVKNAILATFFLGLVNFIFTVVTLFYVDKLGRRFLLISGTLIASISLYFVSLLSCHSLFVNKFWILGGLSFYVMGYCISLGSLFWVLISEIYPLSVRGLAMSIATMFQWGANFVVSLLFLPIYQFSGQTVTFAMFATFCLLACWFIYYFVPETTSVSLEKLEENLSSGKKVRDIGQPVSKNIKIAKFNLIMD; encoded by the coding sequence ATGAACAAGGGAATGAACGCATTTGTATTCCTGATCGCGGTAATTGCCGGATTTGGCGGTTTTTTATTCGGATTTGATTCCAGCGTCATAGCTGATGTGAAAGATCAGGTTATCTCCCAATTGGCATTAACAGACTGGCAATGGGCGCAAGTTGTCAGCAGTAGTTTATTGGGATGTATATTGGGAATACCCATAAGTGGTCTTGTCGCAGATAAGTTAAGCAGACGATCCTTATTAAAAGTTGTAGCTTTAGGCTTTATACTGGGGAGTAGTTTGTGTGCTTTGGCTCCCGGCTTCGTTTCGATATTACTCGGTCGATTTATTATCGGCATTTGCATAGGTATTGCCTCCTATATTGCTCCTTTATTCATTGCAGAAATCGCGCCGCCTCATCAGAGGGGAACTTTAGTATTGATTAATGGACTAACCATCACGTTTGGTCAGGCTATCGCCTATTTAATTGGCTATTTTCTCCATGACTATTCTTTAATGAGTTGGAGATATTTATTTTGGATAGGAAGTCTACCTGCTCTCGTTTTATTTTCAGGAATGTATTTTGTCCCTCATTCACCCCGCTGGATAATGATTAAATATGGAGCTGATGCTACTTTAAAGACCTTAAAGCAAATTAGGCCAGTTGGGTATAATATTCAGCAGGAATTGACTGAAATTAGTAATAATTTAGTTAATCCTGCACCAGCCTATATCCAGATGTTTAAAAAACCAATTGTTTTTGTTCTCTTATTAGGAGTTGGTTTAGGACTATTCCAGCAATTTTCCGGGATCAATGCTTTGATGTATTATGGACCTGTTGTCTTTGAATCATTTGGGTTTTCTCCAGTTAAAAATGCAATTCTCGCTACCTTTTTTTTGGGTCTGGTCAATTTTATTTTTACAGTGGTTACCCTTTTTTATGTTGATAAATTAGGCAGAAGGTTTTTGTTAATCAGTGGTACTTTGATCGCATCAATTAGCTTATATTTTGTTAGCTTACTATCGTGCCACTCTTTATTTGTCAATAAATTCTGGATTTTAGGTGGTTTATCATTTTATGTGATGGGGTATTGTATTAGCCTGGGGTCTCTGTTCTGGGTTTTAATATCCGAAATATACCCCTTATCAGTGCGTGGTTTGGCAATGAGCATTGCTACTATGTTTCAATGGGGCGCTAATTTTGTTGTATCACTTTTGTTTCTTCCCATTTATCAATTCTCAGGTCAAACAGTTACCTTTGCTATGTTCGCTACCTTTTGCTTGTTGGCATGCTGGTTTATTTATTATTTTGTCCCGGAAACTACATCAGTATCGTTGGAAAAACTGGAAGAAAATTTAAGCTCTGGAAAAAAAGTAAGAGATATAGGTCAACCAGTATCGAAAAATATAAAAATAGCAAAATTTAATTTAATTATGGATTAA
- a CDS encoding lpg1654 family Dot/Icm T4SS effector: protein MMDEVKRIHARQKVASAKELEKRYCIKEAMTEYLRAIDLFLQISNKTPEDINAIVNVHYDLANLYFNRRDYLSAGRHYEAAINHLTETPLKDDSYRLLTELYIDLSDACYELMNQSAGDEAMANALKAFGLIQNKTFEEQQIGDPVANFKQFHIFYEKKLSTKSYLNSAKFMNHEYLLGEGQVARQKEQALFEQFENISISEIQQIDRSLENMLSQLSLAAEPPTPNSVSGVDRVIFNPIFVNVTPSDSSYRGMAMQVLNLAKSYIQNQKISDAIATYQQAIKILNTIKSPIESDLQIVQELTQHIRYLQNKPSSTKDQFSSCYKEAQTPVIATASEVGFFNYRPQEAFQVSDSFHSPNEMDVEYCDVDLRP, encoded by the coding sequence ATGATGGATGAAGTAAAGAGAATACATGCCAGACAGAAAGTCGCCTCTGCCAAAGAGCTTGAAAAGAGATATTGCATAAAAGAAGCAATGACCGAGTATCTAAGAGCAATTGATTTATTTTTACAAATTTCCAATAAAACTCCTGAGGATATTAATGCAATAGTTAATGTACATTATGATCTGGCGAACCTGTATTTTAATAGAAGAGATTATTTAAGCGCCGGTAGACATTATGAAGCGGCGATAAATCACCTCACAGAAACCCCACTCAAAGATGACTCTTACCGACTTCTAACAGAGTTATATATTGATTTATCTGATGCGTGTTATGAGCTGATGAATCAATCTGCTGGGGATGAGGCAATGGCTAATGCACTAAAAGCATTTGGATTGATTCAAAATAAAACATTTGAAGAACAACAAATTGGGGATCCAGTTGCTAATTTCAAACAATTTCATATTTTTTATGAAAAAAAACTATCAACAAAGTCTTATTTAAACTCCGCAAAATTTATGAATCATGAATATCTGCTCGGAGAGGGGCAAGTTGCAAGGCAGAAGGAGCAAGCACTTTTTGAGCAGTTTGAAAATATATCGATTAGTGAAATACAACAAATTGATCGTAGCTTAGAAAATATGTTATCGCAATTGTCTTTGGCAGCAGAACCCCCAACCCCTAATTCAGTCTCTGGAGTTGATCGAGTTATTTTTAATCCGATTTTTGTAAATGTAACGCCTAGTGATAGCTCTTATCGCGGCATGGCAATGCAAGTTCTAAATTTAGCCAAATCTTATATACAAAATCAAAAGATTTCAGATGCAATAGCTACCTATCAACAAGCCATTAAAATCCTGAATACAATTAAATCACCTATAGAAAGTGATCTGCAAATTGTTCAGGAGCTAACGCAACATATAAGATACTTACAAAATAAACCTAGCTCTACAAAAGATCAATTTTCATCCTGTTATAAAGAGGCTCAAACTCCTGTAATTGCCACTGCTTCAGAGGTGGGATTTTTTAATTACAGGCCACAAGAGGCTTTTCAGGTATCGGATTCATTTCATAGCCCTAATGAAATGGATGTGGAATACTGTGATGTCGATTTGCGCCCATAA
- a CDS encoding M4 family metallopeptidase — MNTRIVSLLAVSMASVNLQAASENIIWQAGDNNLKKYNFSILQDKKGFMSITNKITSLNYQLKPVDHEGNRDYNDIRYQVYYRNIPVWGHELILHKTSKSKIFLTGVDVSEIEKDVHQTDGKLSAADIESQIIKYNNNSIVYKNIKKIIYLDSHKKAYLAYHLSMYANDPLHFVSAPNYIIDANSGEILKSWDDLTHKKVGQGLGGNVFILPYRSGLFQHGDSMKDIPSLGKFEVTIKGKNCVVESPEVRVINAAYTDLDKRSFPVLSIVEIYKNIPAFSYPCSKESQYININDGDTSPANYSFSSINDAMYFAGVTLEMYKEYYGVEKPLGDDLPLRAYTHIKNFDNAFAVPSIKIKGLYLMHQQIVIGDGDTQLTAPAQSTLSHELSHNFTRLHSNLVYNGQSGGINEAFSDMASIAMQDYLRKDFPWYWDGEDWSIGREATISGEPIRYMDYPTKDGHSIEHFDDYHDDLDVHLTSGIFNRAFYLLAHQPNWSVRKAFQVMVDANIKYWTSGTSFEAASCGVIQAAIDRQYNKQDVINAFKEVGVICPVIGLIN, encoded by the coding sequence ATGAACACACGGATAGTTTCATTATTAGCTGTTTCTATGGCAAGTGTTAATTTGCAAGCTGCTTCAGAAAATATTATTTGGCAGGCGGGCGATAACAATTTAAAAAAATACAATTTTAGTATCTTGCAAGATAAAAAAGGATTTATGTCAATTACTAATAAAATCACGTCGTTAAATTATCAGCTGAAACCAGTTGATCATGAGGGCAATCGTGATTATAACGATATTCGTTACCAGGTTTATTATAGAAATATTCCTGTTTGGGGTCATGAGCTAATCCTTCATAAGACCAGCAAGTCAAAAATTTTTCTGACCGGTGTCGATGTGTCTGAAATTGAAAAGGATGTTCATCAGACTGATGGGAAATTAAGTGCTGCTGATATTGAAAGCCAGATAATAAAATATAATAACAATTCGATCGTATACAAAAATATAAAAAAAATCATTTATCTGGATTCACATAAAAAAGCTTATCTAGCTTATCATTTATCAATGTATGCAAATGATCCATTACATTTTGTCTCCGCTCCGAATTATATTATCGATGCCAATTCTGGTGAGATTTTAAAAAGCTGGGATGATTTAACACATAAGAAAGTTGGTCAGGGCTTAGGTGGTAATGTATTCATTCTTCCCTATCGGTCGGGATTGTTTCAACATGGGGATTCGATGAAGGATATTCCTTCTCTCGGCAAATTTGAGGTAACGATCAAGGGGAAAAATTGTGTTGTAGAAAGCCCTGAGGTAAGGGTCATTAATGCTGCGTATACTGATTTGGACAAGAGATCCTTCCCCGTTCTAAGCATTGTGGAAATCTATAAAAATATACCAGCATTTTCCTACCCCTGTAGCAAAGAATCACAATATATCAATATTAATGATGGAGATACATCACCTGCAAACTACAGTTTTTCTTCAATTAATGATGCTATGTATTTTGCCGGAGTCACACTGGAAATGTACAAAGAGTATTATGGCGTTGAAAAACCTTTAGGTGACGACTTGCCTTTGCGAGCCTATACCCATATTAAAAATTTTGATAATGCCTTTGCTGTGCCTTCTATTAAAATAAAAGGATTGTACTTAATGCATCAACAAATTGTGATTGGTGATGGCGATACTCAATTAACAGCACCGGCACAGAGCACTTTATCGCATGAGTTGTCTCATAATTTTACCAGATTGCATTCTAACCTGGTCTATAATGGGCAATCCGGAGGAATCAATGAAGCATTCTCGGATATGGCATCGATTGCTATGCAGGATTACTTGCGTAAAGATTTTCCATGGTATTGGGATGGTGAAGATTGGTCTATAGGGCGTGAGGCTACTATAAGTGGTGAGCCAATTCGCTACATGGACTATCCAACGAAAGATGGTCATTCTATTGAGCATTTCGATGATTATCATGATGACTTGGATGTTCATCTGACCAGCGGGATCTTTAACAGGGCTTTTTATCTTTTAGCCCATCAACCGAACTGGTCAGTGAGAAAGGCATTTCAAGTGATGGTAGATGCCAATATAAAATATTGGACATCAGGGACTTCATTTGAAGCAGCTTCTTGTGGTGTTATCCAAGCGGCAATTGACAGGCAATATAATAAGCAGGATGTCATCAATGCTTTTAAAGAGGTAGGAGTGATTTGTCCTGTTATAGGTCTCATAAATTAA
- a CDS encoding ATP-grasp domain-containing protein: protein MTSNKCDIVLLTQKDFIDPADITPYIQNVLTEDRLLTEALEQKGLKVKRTHWDNRQYNWSETRYALFRATWDYFHRYDEFHLWLNDCSKRIQFINPISIIQWNIDKHYLSDMQQKGINIPPTLFLKRGRLNILNNLMKESGWKKAILKPAIAGGARHTYLFDQDSADHYQDVFESLINNESMLLQEFQENIVNKGEVSFMVFGGRYSHSILKKAKSGDFRVQDDFGGTVHPYEASQEEREFVENVIAQCDELPVYARVDVMWDNNNKLCLSELEMIEPELWFRESSQAASAMADAVCEHISGVSEYK from the coding sequence ATGACCTCTAACAAGTGCGATATTGTCCTACTAACACAGAAGGATTTTATAGACCCGGCCGATATTACTCCCTACATTCAAAATGTGCTAACAGAAGATAGATTATTAACCGAAGCTCTGGAGCAAAAGGGATTAAAAGTTAAACGAACTCATTGGGATAATCGACAATATAATTGGTCAGAGACTAGATATGCACTGTTTCGTGCCACCTGGGATTATTTTCATCGTTATGACGAGTTTCATCTCTGGCTAAATGATTGCTCAAAAAGAATTCAATTTATAAATCCGATTTCTATTATTCAGTGGAATATTGATAAACATTATTTGAGTGATATGCAGCAAAAAGGAATTAATATCCCTCCTACTTTATTTTTAAAAAGGGGGAGGCTAAATATCTTAAATAATTTAATGAAGGAATCGGGATGGAAGAAAGCGATACTAAAACCTGCAATTGCAGGCGGAGCACGCCATACATATTTATTTGATCAGGATTCCGCGGATCATTATCAAGATGTATTTGAATCATTAATTAACAATGAGTCGATGTTACTCCAGGAATTTCAGGAGAACATTGTAAATAAAGGAGAAGTCTCTTTTATGGTATTTGGGGGTAGATATAGCCATTCTATACTAAAAAAAGCAAAATCTGGCGATTTTAGAGTACAGGATGATTTCGGTGGGACTGTACATCCTTATGAGGCATCTCAAGAAGAAAGGGAGTTTGTTGAGAATGTCATAGCTCAATGCGATGAGTTACCTGTGTATGCACGTGTTGATGTCATGTGGGATAACAATAATAAATTGTGTTTGAGTGAGTTGGAAATGATAGAGCCTGAGCTTTGGTTTAGGGAAAGCAGTCAAGCCGCGTCTGCTATGGCTGATGCAGTATGCGAACACATATCAGGAGTCAGTGAATATAAATAA
- a CDS encoding dimethylarginine dimethylaminohydrolase family protein gives MFKNAIVRTPSSTMINGLTTSADLGKPNYELALIQHQNYIKALSTCGLEVTVLPDLEQFPDACFVEDVSLLTEQFAVLTCPGAESRRDEVQEIEPSIQAFFKDRIFRISTPGRLEAGDVLRIDNHFFIGLSERTNKEGAEQLIYLLNQHGYTASVIQLKKFLHLKTGVSYLNNDYVLVSGELINHQAFGHLKQIVVSHEEAYAANCIMINETVLLPKGCPKITHRLSELGFSIIELDMSEFRKLDGGLSCLSLRF, from the coding sequence ATGTTTAAAAATGCTATAGTAAGAACACCATCTTCTACAATGATCAATGGACTAACCACATCGGCTGATTTGGGGAAACCCAATTATGAGCTTGCATTAATACAGCATCAAAATTATATCAAAGCACTATCAACATGTGGTCTTGAAGTGACAGTGCTTCCAGATCTAGAACAATTCCCGGATGCTTGTTTTGTAGAAGACGTGTCATTATTAACTGAACAATTTGCTGTCTTGACATGCCCTGGCGCAGAGTCCAGGCGAGATGAAGTTCAGGAAATTGAACCCAGCATTCAAGCATTCTTTAAAGACAGGATTTTCAGAATAAGCACGCCTGGCAGACTTGAGGCTGGAGATGTGCTTAGAATAGACAATCATTTTTTTATTGGTCTCTCAGAAAGAACTAACAAAGAGGGGGCTGAGCAACTAATTTATTTACTGAATCAGCATGGCTATACAGCCTCAGTAATTCAGCTAAAAAAATTTCTGCATCTTAAAACAGGAGTGAGTTACCTGAATAATGATTATGTATTGGTTAGTGGAGAATTAATCAATCATCAAGCATTTGGTCATTTAAAACAAATAGTAGTAAGTCATGAAGAAGCGTACGCAGCTAATTGCATTATGATTAATGAGACTGTGTTATTACCCAAAGGGTGTCCTAAAATAACCCATCGTTTATCCGAACTGGGGTTTTCAATTATTGAATTGGATATGAGCGAATTTAGAAAGTTGGATGGTGGTTTAAGCTGCTTGTCGTTGAGATTTTAA
- a CDS encoding APC family permease: MKSRLSVLSLALITVCSVDSIRNLPAAALAGNQLFYYFALALLFFLLPCAIVAVWFSRQSEQGVYGWVKQGLGNQWAFIAIWFQCIQNVLIYPTLLSFIAGTLLYSISPDLVQNKSMLFLIIIFLIWSLTWINLKGIHLSSRFNSYCSITGLILPFIIILFVGLYWWITQVKPGTTVLPPAEPYSWTSLTAIILSFCGIELAAVHARDSKQGAFPKAIAISVITIFLTMLFGSIVLAMIIPPEQLNFISSIPQLIQLFFNKIGYGYFAFIINGLIAIGCIGAANNWLIAPIKGLEFAINEGFLNRQLSQVNKHNAPFRLLVAQAFCVSIISALFLIVPSINASYWIMLNAATQINLLMYLLLFISAIKIVSSKPILSKLNIMIPAYLGLAGSGITLIVSLTPPPSLAISSKLIYALLGAIFLVIMTLIPIWRRPRVLT, from the coding sequence ATGAAAAGCCGCTTATCTGTTTTAAGTCTTGCCTTAATCACTGTTTGCTCGGTTGATAGCATTAGAAATCTTCCAGCAGCCGCTTTAGCGGGGAACCAGCTGTTTTATTACTTTGCATTGGCCTTGCTATTCTTTCTTCTCCCTTGCGCCATTGTTGCAGTTTGGTTCTCCAGGCAATCAGAACAAGGTGTGTATGGGTGGGTAAAACAAGGACTAGGGAATCAGTGGGCATTCATCGCCATTTGGTTTCAATGTATTCAGAATGTTTTAATTTACCCTACCTTATTGAGTTTTATTGCTGGCACCCTGCTCTACAGCATCTCCCCTGATTTAGTTCAAAACAAAAGTATGCTTTTTCTAATTATTATTTTTTTGATTTGGAGTTTAACCTGGATTAATTTAAAAGGAATTCATCTCTCAAGTCGTTTTAACTCTTATTGCTCCATAACGGGATTAATTCTTCCTTTTATTATTATCCTGTTCGTGGGATTGTACTGGTGGATTACGCAGGTTAAACCTGGTACCACAGTTCTACCACCAGCCGAACCTTATTCCTGGACTTCGCTTACTGCAATTATTTTGTCATTTTGCGGTATTGAATTAGCCGCGGTTCACGCACGGGACAGTAAACAAGGGGCTTTCCCTAAAGCCATAGCTATTTCAGTTATTACAATCTTTCTGACGATGTTATTTGGTTCGATCGTATTGGCTATGATCATTCCCCCAGAACAATTAAATTTTATCAGCAGCATTCCCCAGCTCATACAATTATTTTTTAATAAAATTGGTTATGGATATTTTGCCTTTATTATTAATGGATTGATCGCAATAGGTTGTATAGGTGCAGCAAATAACTGGCTCATTGCACCTATAAAAGGATTAGAATTTGCAATAAACGAAGGGTTCTTAAATAGGCAACTCAGTCAAGTGAATAAACATAACGCACCTTTCAGATTGTTAGTCGCACAAGCTTTCTGTGTATCGATTATTAGTGCTTTATTTCTTATCGTACCTTCGATTAATGCATCTTACTGGATCATGTTGAATGCAGCGACACAAATTAATTTATTAATGTACCTCTTGCTCTTCATTAGCGCTATCAAAATAGTTTCCTCAAAACCGATTTTAAGTAAGCTAAATATAATGATTCCCGCTTACCTGGGGTTGGCAGGCAGTGGCATTACCTTAATTGTAAGTTTGACGCCACCGCCATCACTCGCCATTAGCTCCAAATTGATTTATGCATTGCTTGGCGCAATTTTCCTGGTCATAATGACCTTGATTCCTATTTGGAGGAGACCTAGAGTTCTTACATGA
- the legL3 gene encoding Dot/Icm T4SS effector LegL3, with translation MLTLSLAKCINATKNGAFAIKDLDLSGPLSYEDVLFLAEYLKVTPLTDLDLSMAITRENSKALWDLSQVIAKNSQLQKLTFEVQLDFDFYFKHNLPIGWLDFIDDYRLKKIAAPLHEALVNMLKNKPALNKLTIDFLVMETPFHNKHLNQLARSINKIPLNYLNLGLSVTKETQVPLFKTKEPNQTLEFLILRGFNSGRNTLKYLPQTAALKMLAIDDMQFEEHDLKLLANIMKSNSSLVALILGKTNLGQVNSPDVLTWLSACPNLNSLILIDNNLSRLNVDSLCELLANNLQALKKLDLSKNAYMGDDAIKIAKALTFNTHIETLVLDDNYIENEGLQAFIDLVKNNKNITSLSISNTCRYTPSNEIIHSLCDLLRDPGCQLKELKFNQDITLAQYLMLQHALNSNKTLEYIDFNFRNQNILEAILGKNNSGNLNENEFSSDNPKEEKAPNTLNTDPTSKSAPLFFISPKSRQEENKNELSSLPSHSVHLH, from the coding sequence ATGTTAACTTTATCACTTGCCAAATGTATTAATGCAACAAAGAATGGGGCATTCGCTATCAAAGATTTGGATTTATCAGGCCCTCTATCTTATGAAGATGTATTATTTTTAGCTGAATATCTAAAAGTCACACCCTTAACAGATCTTGACTTGTCAATGGCCATCACTAGGGAAAACTCTAAAGCGCTATGGGATTTAAGTCAGGTTATTGCTAAAAATTCACAGCTACAAAAACTAACATTTGAAGTGCAACTGGACTTCGATTTCTATTTTAAACATAACCTGCCAATTGGTTGGTTAGATTTTATAGACGATTATCGGTTAAAAAAAATAGCGGCGCCACTCCATGAGGCATTGGTTAACATGCTAAAAAACAAACCTGCTCTAAATAAGCTAACTATAGACTTTTTAGTGATGGAAACTCCTTTTCACAATAAACATCTCAACCAGTTAGCACGATCTATCAATAAAATCCCGCTTAATTATTTGAATTTGGGCCTTTCAGTGACCAAAGAAACACAAGTCCCGCTATTTAAGACGAAAGAACCGAATCAAACTCTTGAGTTCCTAATCCTTCGTGGTTTTAATTCAGGTAGAAATACCTTGAAATATTTACCCCAAACAGCAGCCTTAAAAATGTTAGCTATTGATGACATGCAATTCGAAGAACATGATTTGAAGTTGCTGGCTAATATTATGAAATCCAACTCGTCACTGGTTGCTTTAATCCTTGGTAAAACTAATCTTGGACAAGTCAATTCGCCAGACGTACTCACCTGGCTCAGTGCATGCCCCAATTTAAATAGTCTTATACTCATTGACAATAATCTAAGCAGGCTTAATGTGGATAGTTTATGCGAATTATTAGCGAATAATCTCCAGGCTTTGAAAAAACTGGATCTGTCCAAAAATGCTTATATGGGTGACGACGCGATAAAGATTGCCAAAGCGTTAACTTTCAATACTCATATTGAAACATTGGTGCTGGATGATAACTATATTGAAAATGAGGGGCTACAAGCCTTCATCGATCTGGTAAAAAACAATAAAAATATAACGTCTCTATCTATTTCAAACACCTGTCGATATACACCTTCTAACGAAATAATTCACAGTCTATGTGATTTATTACGTGATCCTGGATGTCAATTAAAAGAACTAAAATTTAACCAGGATATTACTTTGGCACAGTACCTTATGCTGCAACATGCCCTAAACTCTAACAAAACACTAGAATACATTGATTTCAATTTTAGAAATCAGAATATTCTTGAGGCAATTCTTGGGAAAAATAATTCCGGTAATTTGAATGAAAATGAGTTTTCAAGTGACAATCCTAAAGAAGAAAAAGCCCCAAATACTTTGAATACGGATCCTACTAGCAAAAGTGCTCCATTATTTTTTATTTCCCCAAAGAGTCGGCAAGAAGAGAATAAAAATGAACTTTCTTCTTTACCGAGTCATAGTGTCCATCTCCATTAG
- a CDS encoding lpg1661 family Dot/Icm T4SS effector, whose amino-acid sequence MNTVPLKPQRLLSLDVFRGMTIVLMIFVNGQAAIDPYPIFEHVDWNGCTLADLVFPFFLFIVGLTSVISLKNQMERKAKTSLYSAIIERSVVLFLLGLFLNVFPHPIEFDSIRIYGILQRIAVCYLISAFIYLNTSIKTQFFIFLVLLLGYWIIMTQVPVPGYGANQLTKDGSWVSYFDQLFFSASHLYEKTYDPEGFLSTFTSIATTLSGVLAGSLLISPCNQFKKFYLLAGIGLLFLLLGWLWNMSFPINKNLWTSSYVLWTSGLALLAFAFCYLLIDRFGVKKWSVFFKVFGMNALFAFVFHVLLLKLQYAFKITTPDGSKMVLISYLKDYFFGGFSNHNAALLYSICFLFLNFLVVLILYKRNVFIRI is encoded by the coding sequence ATGAATACTGTTCCTTTAAAACCCCAACGCCTTTTATCCCTTGATGTATTTCGCGGGATGACTATTGTATTGATGATTTTCGTTAATGGTCAGGCAGCTATTGATCCCTATCCGATTTTTGAGCATGTGGACTGGAATGGTTGTACTTTGGCGGATTTGGTTTTCCCATTTTTCTTGTTTATCGTTGGCTTAACGAGTGTTATAAGCCTGAAAAACCAAATGGAACGAAAAGCAAAAACCTCATTATATTCTGCCATCATAGAGAGAAGTGTTGTTTTGTTTCTTTTAGGATTATTTTTGAATGTTTTTCCCCATCCTATTGAATTTGATAGCATAAGGATATATGGGATTCTGCAGCGAATCGCTGTTTGTTATTTAATTTCCGCTTTCATTTATCTGAATACTTCAATTAAAACTCAATTTTTTATTTTTCTTGTTCTTTTATTAGGATATTGGATTATTATGACTCAAGTACCTGTCCCAGGATATGGAGCAAATCAATTAACCAAAGACGGAAGTTGGGTTTCATACTTTGACCAGTTATTTTTTTCAGCTTCCCACTTATATGAAAAAACGTATGATCCCGAAGGTTTTTTAAGTACTTTTACATCTATTGCCACTACTTTATCAGGTGTCCTGGCCGGTAGTTTACTAATTAGTCCATGCAATCAATTCAAGAAATTTTATCTATTAGCAGGGATTGGCTTGCTATTTTTGTTATTGGGATGGTTATGGAATATGAGTTTTCCTATTAATAAAAATTTATGGACTAGCTCTTACGTACTCTGGACCAGCGGCCTGGCTCTGCTTGCCTTTGCCTTTTGCTATTTGCTGATTGATAGATTTGGGGTTAAAAAATGGTCCGTTTTTTTTAAAGTATTTGGCATGAATGCATTATTTGCTTTTGTATTTCATGTCCTTCTTTTAAAACTGCAATATGCTTTTAAAATAACAACACCTGATGGCTCTAAAATGGTATTGATATCCTATCTCAAAGATTATTTTTTTGGAGGATTCAGTAATCACAATGCAGCATTGCTGTATTCTATCTGTTTTCTTTTCCTGAATTTTCTGGTTGTTTTGATTTTATATAAACGTAATGTATTTATTCGAATATAA